From Temnothorax longispinosus isolate EJ_2023e chromosome 3, Tlon_JGU_v1, whole genome shotgun sequence, one genomic window encodes:
- the LOC139810108 gene encoding uncharacterized protein: protein MANILNIEGEPIFDDSVVKIETHTYNPYANTTFGHNDEIRIPIQQQDLNTLRSFMFVEIRYELNGVEIDRNRNVGITSTIKNYVSLSYNDSQLMRNAGWDVTSSIPEVYFNFCVPLKLLLGFCENYKRVIVNARHELILIRARSDNNCIVGDPATEPEIELFKVQWRMPHVTLNESTTKHSWAVKTATQLEKPRYVIFALQTGLKNIMSQNVSVFDDCNLTILYTFLMEGPFVVIDCSRQNESVKSATVDVRIEFDCKENVPANTTAYCLILHDRVIEYCPLSNVVRKLM, encoded by the exons ATGGCTAATATCTTAAACATTGAAGGTGAACCGATCTTTGACGATAGCGTCGTCAAAATTGAAACTCACACGTACAATCCGTACGCCAATACAACGTTTGGACACAACGATGAGATAAGAATACCCATACAACAGCAAGATTTAAACACGTTGCGGT CGTTCATGTTTGTTGAGATTCGATATGAGCTCAACGGTGTGGAGATTGATCGCAACAGAAACGTTGGAATAACCAGTACCATCAAGAACTACGTATCGCTATCGTATAATGATTCTCAACTCATGCGGAATGCTGGCTGGGACGTTACATCGAGTATACCGGAAgtatatttcaacttttgcgtACCGCTCAAGTTGTTGCTGGGCTTTTGCGAGAATTACAAACGCGTCATTGTTAATGCTcgtcacgaattaattttgatacgtGCGCGTAGCGACAACAATTGCATTGTAGGAGATCCGGCGACGGAGCCGGAAATCGAACTGTTTAAAGTACAgtggcgaatgcctcacgtTACGTTAAACGAG AGCACGACCAAGCATTCGTGGGCTGTCAAGACTGCGACTCAGTTAGAAAAGCCGCGATACGTTATTTTTGCGCTGCAAACCGGCCTCAAGAATATCATGTCTCAAAATGTTAGCGTATTCGATGACTGTAATTTGACAAT CTTGTATACATTCCTGATGGAAGGACCTTTTGTTGTCATCGATTGCTCGCGACAAAACGAGTCTGTCAAGagcgccaccgtggatgtgcgaatagaatttgactgtaaagaaaatgtaccTGCAAATACTACCGCCTATTGTCTCATCTTGCATGATCGCGTAATCGAATACTGCCCGCTGTCTAATGTAGTGCGCAAACTCATGTAA